The following coding sequences lie in one Spinacia oleracea cultivar Varoflay chromosome 1, BTI_SOV_V1, whole genome shotgun sequence genomic window:
- the LOC110800951 gene encoding zinc finger protein ZAT12, which translates to MGIKRNREDMELERTLVMANYLILLSRPPQVSVEQLSETRVYECKTCNRKFPSFQALGGHRASHKKPRLSITGEYTRIEDDNVKKPKIHECSICGLEFPIGQALGGHMRRHRAALTRSSQQQQLLPTTTLSLSLEASSNSYDVSELSGVSKSRSTSEEHNDDHKRFICLDLNLTPLENGLLQFGNFAPHVVC; encoded by the coding sequence ATGGGCATAAAGAGAAATAGAGAAGATATGGAGCTAGAGAGGACACTAGTCATGGCTAACTACTTAATCCTCCTATCCCGACCGCCTCAAGTCTCGGTTGAACAACTTAGTGAGACCCGGGTTTACGAGTGTAAGACGTGCAACCGGAAGTTCCCGTCTTTCCAAGCATTAGGTGGACACCGGGCTAGCCATAAGAAACCTAGATTATCCATTACCGGTGAGTATACTAGGATTGAGGACGATAATGTAAAGAAGCCCAAAATACACGAATGTTCGATATGTGGGTTGGAGTTTCCTATTGGACAGGCGTTGGGAGGTCACATGAGGCGTCATAGAGCCGCACTCACTAGATcatcacaacaacaacaacttcTTCCTACGACGACACTTTCGCTTTCTCTAGAAGCTTCTTCTAATTCATATGATGTTTCGGAATTATCTGGTGTGAGCAAGAGCAGGAGTACAAGTGAAGAACATAATGATGATCATAAAAGATTTATTTGCTTAGATTTGAATTTGACACCTTTGGAGAATGGATTGTTACAATTTGGGAACTTTGCACCTCATGTTGTTTGTTAg